The region AAAGATAAATCTGAAGATTgattatataatgataataatctaacAGGATGAGATATAACTTCAGCATACTGGCATGGTAGTTCCAGGTGTAATAACAAGTCAAAACCCTTCcaaagttttatgaatttacttgaATTAACTTGCATTTGCTTCCCGGCACGACAAACTGCAGGAATCTGTGGTGGTGAGAATGGATATTAACACTTTCAGccagcagtttttgttgttgatttttcttccagCGCCTAGTGTGATAAGTATTTTCCAAATGTATATTGCCTGGTCTCTGTATCCAtgttctcaacaacaacaaatctgaaaCATCACACAAATCCAtactccattctctatttttttcAGGCTTTATGCTGTGTTCTAGCTCAATGAGAAGTTGATTGGTAAGGTGTTATCATTGGtgttctggttgttttttgttgtgcagTCTCTTGGAAATACCTGTCTGTGAACAGTTTGTATTTTGATTCAGCAGCTTTGTTTGATTTTGAATGGTGTGTTAGATAACAGTGTGATGAGACGCTGGGGAATGgaggaagattgtgtgtgtgtgtgtgtcactgtgtcagtgtgtgtgtatgtgtgtggtgtgcacatgtgcgcactgtgtgtgtgtatgtgtgtcactgtgtccgtgtgtgtgtatgtgtgtggtgtgcacatgtgcgcactgtgtgtgtgtgtgtatgtgtgtcagtgtgtgtgtatgtgtgtggtgtgcacatttgcacactgtgtgtgtcagtgtgtgtgtatgtgtgtggtgtgcacatgtgcgcactgtgtgtgtgtgtgtgtcactgtgtcagtgtgtgtgtatgtgtgtggtgtgcacatgtgcgcactgtgtgtgtgtgtgtcactgtgtcagtgtgtgtgtatgtgtgtggtgtgcacatgtgcgcactgtgtgtgtgtgtgtgtcactgtgtcagtgtgtgtgtatgtgtgtgatgtgcgcactgtgtgtgtgtgtgtgtcactgtgtcagtgtgtgtgtatgtgtgtggtgtgcacatgtgcgcactgtgtgtgtgtgtgtgactgtgtatgtgtgtggtgtgcacatgcgcgcactgtgtgtgtgtgtgtgactgtgtcagtgtgtgtgtatgtgtgtggtgtgcacatgtgcgcactgtgtgtgtgtgtgtgtgtcagtgtgtgtggtgtgcacatgtgcgcactgtgtgtgtgtgtgactgtgtcagtgtgtgtgtatgtgtgtggtgtgcacatgtgcgcactgtgtgtgtgtgtgtgactgtgtatgtgtgtggtgtgcacatgcgcgcactgtgtgtatgtgtgtgactgtgtcagtgtctgtgtatgtgtgtggtgtgcacatgcacgcactgtgtgtgtgtgtgtgtgtgcagttcgtgGAGAGATTGCTCTCTTATTTTGCTCTTGTGccattgtatgtttttttttaccttgaatcTGTCATACCCAGACTTCCACGTCACTTTTTAAATCATGTGCTTTGTAATATTTATATGGATGACCAGTTGATGATTCCAATTTATCCCACGTTATATCAGTTTGTGACTGCTGGGTTAGCAGCCAGTCATGTAATTTGGATTGGGGGATCATATGGAAGTTTTGCCATTTtgtatgaacctttttttttattattattattactattcacATCATAGAGCCTTCCATGTAATCTttttcttggtttaaaaaaaaaaaaattttaatgtacatttttttctgtattctaCCTATACATGAAGACTTACTCATTTCTTTATaacattgatttcttttttctttaaaaaaaaaaaaaaaattgtttcattcATTTTCGTTGGTCTGTTCTGTGGCAAAAAAGATACATTTAATGCATTTTTGGAACAAAGAAGCAATTTTTGCTCAATGTTTACTTTTTGATGCACCGTCTGGCGAATACACAGTTGCAATTTTTGAAGTATGTTCTGTGTTTACTTTTTCAATTGATTAGTAAGGATGAATGATGTACCATCTAGCTAATGATGAAGAGTTCATTGCCCAAGTGGTTGGTGGATTGGTGGCTTGGTTGGCTGTATGGTGATAATTATGCAGCCAAGTGTTTTTccaggttttggggttttttcttcctttttgggcTGTGCGGGACCAACATTGACAGCGTTTTCTGTCCGGATACatcctgtgcagtcggctggactgtaagcagcaACAATAGGAATAAAGCAGCAATAATGATGATCCCTAGTTGTTTTCGAGGTGTTTTTTCTATTGAAGAAATCTCTATATACTTTGTTTTAATGTGAAGTGCATATACGCTGGAGAGATCTTGTTTAATTTGAATTagtaacaatgatagtaataaaggAACACTGATGATGATCGCTAGTTGTTTTTGAGGTGTTTTTCTATTGAAAAAATACCTTTACACTTTGTTTTAATGTGAAACGCACATGTGAGATCTGCTTTAATTTGAATTattaataatactaatagtaataaatGCCATTTAAAAGATTTGTGTGGTATGAAATCAGAAGGAATTgaataaagcaaaaacaaaattcagtgtgttttctttttgtttagttGATACATTTTGAGTTTGatagactgttgttgttttttaagtgcattttaaaactgaaaataaatgaataaataaaataaaggatgAACATTTGATATTTAGTAAAGAAATAAATATTGTaatactttcttttatttttgaagGATATTTTCCCACAGAATTGGACAGTTCTGTAAGTTTTACCCAGTGAGAAATGTAGCTGCAAACATTTTTATACACACTGGTTTCCACTCCTTCCTCAGtcttatacctctctctctctctctctctcttgctctctgtctctgtctctcactttgtctgtccctctctgtgtttgtatgtctctatctctctctctctctcctgtcgtcACATACATTcatgaaaaaagcacacacacaaacacgcacgcacgcacaacaataacagtagtaacagcaacaacaacccaaaattggttgcatgcgtgtgcgcacatacgcacacacacacacacgcacacactttatcTTACACATATTACATTCATCACATATCCATATTATTCAATCACTCATGCTTAGtcaaagacatcacacacacacacacacaaacacaaacacacgcacacacacacacacacacacacacacacacacacacacacacacgcacaaacacacacacacacacacaaacacacacacacacacacacacacacacacacacacacacacacacacacagacacacacacacacacctctgcacacAGTGTTTTATTAAATATTTGTGGAAACAAACCCATTGTTCATATTTACTTTTGAATCAATGGATTTGAACTAACCTGTACATTCCAAGTCCCACATACACAGCTGTACCTGGGTATATCTACTGCAGTCCCATCTCTATCCACACATAACTACCAATGCTAGGTTgccgggaggccacacaccagaggagaccctgcactgttgcagTGGTGTTTGGTAATGTCGGTTCTGATTGAACATTGCGTTTGCAGGAGATGTCTTGGAAGCCCAgtgtagcatcccagactgtccGCCACCCGGAAATGTCCCCAGGGGACAATTTTACCACTGGAAATGTTCCCTGGGGACTTTCTCACTGTTCATAATGTCCCGTgtggacattttcagcggccaaaatgttCCGTTTTGCAttttagcctcgttttgaaatgccccccttaccctgaaaatgtcctcaCACGCCCAGCTTTTCTCCAGCAGAACATTTGCTACATCTGCGAGCGCgcggtgtgtgtacgtgcgtgtacatgtgtatgtgtgtacgtgcgcgcccATATGTATGAGTCTGTACCTATATCGGTGTAGGTCATGTGGGCACGCGcacacgtgtgcttgtgtgtgtgtgtgtgtgtacctgtgtgtatatgtgtgtaactaTATTGGTGTTAGTCGTGTCAGCAGTCAAAACACggtcctctacacacacacacagactcactgacagaagcacacgcacacgcacctacacatacacatgagCGAACGTGTAAAATACTTGTTATATTCATAAGCATGAACCCAAATAATGTAAAATAATTGTTATACTCATATTCATATGCTTGTAAGGCATACAACTGGATGTATACACTTATACGCCGGCTTACATGctggctttaaacaagaaaacagacacggacacagaaataCATGATCAGACTCACAGACATTCTCGCCCCCCGCCTTCTCActaacaagtacacacacatgggACATTATGAgtggtgagaaagtccccgggggacatttccagcggtcagttTGTCCCCCAGGAacgtttccaggtgggggacaatctgggatactacaccggtgTCGACGACAATCATTTTATTACAGATCAGTGATTAGCGAGCATCCCCTCCAGTTACTTTACTGTTTTGCATGTCATGTCTTTTTTGTGTCACGGCATCTTCAGGTTCTTACAGGTTGTTAAGCTTTTTGATAAAGATTATGAACAAAAATAACATTCATATTTAAAGTGTCTTAGTAAAAGTCTTCAAAAAACAACTTAGGTTTGAAAGTTAGAAATGCTGGCACTCAAAATGTCCTGTGATTCATCTGGCCCTGTATGTGTTAAAGGTTGTCATATTTTCAAAAATTTCTGAAATTTGTAATTAAAGCCGTGAATGAACCGTGAACTTGACATGCCTGTGTGAATTCTTGTGTATATCGTGCATGTGTCCTGTGTCCATCATTGTGAAAGTTGTGTGGATTGAGTGATGACAGAAGCTGGGTTAGGATGCTGAAATTGAGTATCACCtagaagttggtgtgtgtgtgtttttccagaCAACTGGCAGGAAAGCCCAGAGTTTGTGAAGTACCTGGTGGAACTCAGCTCTTATGGAGTGCAAAAACTGGGTCAGTATTAGCTACAGGCTCTGTTTTCTTGCTGAAACCTTTTGCCTGCTTGCAGGTTCTTCACTGTAGTACTCTGCGATAGCTTATTCAAGTTATTGTGTTAATGGTGTTCTTCATCTACAGTGGTATGTATGAACTGTGaaaaatactgataatgatggtgatgatgttccaatataaaaaatataaccTTCAAGTTCAATGCAaggggcaaaacaaaaaaaaaacgttattgGCTCGCCAGGCACAAGCAGATTTCTGACCTGAAATAAAAAAGTCAACTGTATATTTATTTAGGAATATGAACTTTCTGAAGAAATGAAATATCATTCACCAGTCATGTCAACTGTTTGGGGCTCAAAAgaactctgtctcacacacacacacacacatgcacgcacgcgcacacacgcacacacacacattctcctaataatctctctctctctctctctctctctctctctctctccttcacacacacacacgcatgcaaacacacacacacacgcatgcacagcatGCACTCACAAGAACATACAAACACAATATCTATTGCATTTCTtaggtgtgtgtggaagaaacAGAATGAGAATAAAGAGAAACAGTATGATAGCTGATAATGTACAGTTCATGTTTTGTATCAATTcatagagaagaacagatggccaGGCACATGTGAGTTGATTGTTGTGGATAAGCCATGCAGTAAGGGACCATCAATCTGATTGACTGTGTTGGATAAACCATACAGTAACAGACAATCCAGTTGGTTGTATTTGATTAGCTGTACAATAACTAATCCTTTGATTGGTTGGATTGGATAAACCGTTATGGTACAGTTACTTATCATTTGAAATGTTGGATCGGATAGAGAGTACAGTAAAGGATCATGTGATTGGCTGACTTGGGTAAACAGTGCAATAACAGAACACTTGATTGGCTAGGCTGGACAAACAGTGCAGTAACAGATGATCTGGCTAGATTGGATAAACCACATAATGGATTACATGATTGATTTGACTGGATAAACCACACCATAACAGATCATCTGATTAGATTGGATAAACCACATAGTTACAGATCATCTGATAAGACAGGATAAACCACATAGTTACAGATCATCTGATAAGACAGGATAAACCACATAGTTACAGATCATCTGATTAGATTGGATAAACCACATAGTTACAGATCATCTGATAAGACAGGATAAACCACATAGTTACAGATCATCTGATAAGACAGGATAAACCACATAGTTACAGATCATCTGATTAGATTGGATAAACCACATAGTTACAGATCATCTGATAAGACAggataaacaaacagtacagtgACATATGCTGTGATTGGGTGCAAGGGACAGTAATGCAGATGTGATTGGGTAAACAGCACAGGAAGAGATGATGTGTTTGGGTAAAGGGTATTTACAGCAAGGGATGGTGTGGTTGGGTGAACAGCACATCAAGGGATGATGTGATTGGGTAAAGGGCACAGTAACAGACGATGTGATTGGTTGTGGACAGCCCATGGGTAAAGGGTACTTACAGCAAGGGATGGTGTGTTTGAGTGAACGGCACAGCAAGGGATGATGTGATTGGGTATAACTAAAGGGTACAGTAACAGACGATGTGATTGGGTATTACGAAAGGGGTACAGTAACACATGATATGATTGGGTAATGGGTACAGTAACAGACGATGTGATTGGGTAACGGGAACAGTAACAGATGATGTGATTGAGTAATGGGTACAGTAACACACGATGTGATTGGGTAGAGGGTAAAGTAACAGACGCTGTGATTGGGTAAAGGTACAGTAACAGACGATGTGATCAGGTAGAGGGTACAGTAACAGATGATGTGATTGGGTAAAGGTACAGTAACAGACGATGTGATCAGGTAGAGGGTACAGTAACAGATGATGTGATTGGGTAAAGGTACAGTAACAGACGATGTGATTGGGTAAAGGTACAGTAACAGACGATGTGATTGGGTAAAGGTACAGTAACAGACGATGTGATGAGGTAGAGGGTACAGTAACAGATGATGTGATTGGGTAAAGGTACAGTAACAGATGATGTGATTGGGTAAAGGTACAGTAACAGATGATGTGATCAGGTAGAGGGTACAGTAACAGATGATGTGATTGGGTAAAGGTACAGTAACAGACGATGTGATCAGGTAGAGGGTACAGTAACAGACGATGTGATTGGGTAAAGGTACAGTAACAGACGATGTGATGAGGTAGAGGGTACAGTAACAGATGATGTGATTGGGTAAAGGTACAGTAACAGATAATGTGATTGGGTAAAGGTACAGTAACAGATGATGTGATGAGGTAGAGGGTACAGTAACAGATGATGTGATCAGGTAGAGGTACAGTAACAGATGATGTGATTGGGTAAAGGTACAGTAACAAACGATGTGATTGGGTAAAGGTACAGTAACAGATGATGTGATTGGGTAAAGGTACAGTAACAGACGATGTGATTGGGTAAAGGTACAGTAACAGATGATGTGATCAGGTAGAGGGTACAGTAACAGATGATGTGATTGGGTAAAGGTACAGTAACAGACGATGTGATTGGGTAAAGGTACAGTAACAGACGATGTGATGAGGTAGAGGGTACAGTAACAGACGATGTGATTGGGTAAAGGTACAGTAACAGATGATGTGATTGGGTAAAGGTACAGTAACAGACGCTGTGACTGGGTAAAGGTACAGTAACAGATGATGTGATTGGGTAAAGGTACAGTAACAGATGATGTGATTGGGTAAAGGTACAGTAACAGACGCTGTGACTGGGTAAAGGTACAGTAACAGACGATGTGATCAGGTAGAGGGTACAGTAACAGATGATGTGATTGGGTAAAGGTACAGTAACAGATGATGTGATCAGGTAGAGGGTACAGTAACAGATGATGTGATTGGGTAAAGGTACAGTAACAGATGATGTGATTGGGTAAAGGTACAGTAACAGATGATGTGATTGGGTAAAGCTACAGTAACAGACGATGTGATTGGGTAAAGGTACAGTAACAGATGATGTGATTGGGTAAAGGTACAGTAACAGATGATATGATTGGGTAAAGGTACAGTAACAGATGATATGATTGGGTAAAGGTACAGTAACAGATGATGTGATTGGGTAAAGGTACAGTAACAGATGATGTGATCAGGTAGAGGGTACAGTAACAGACGCTGTGATTGGGTAAAGGTACAGTAACAGATGATGTGATTGGGTAAAGGTACAGTAACAGACGATGTGATCAGGTAGAGGGTACAGTAACAGACGATGTGATTGGGTAAAGGTACAGTAACAGACGATGTGATCAGGTAGAGGGTACAGAGTAACAGACGATGTGATTGGGTAAAGGTTCAGTAACAGACGATGTGATTGGGTAAAGGTACAGTAACAGACGATGTGATTGGGTAGAGTACAGTAACAGACGATGTGGTTGGCTGTGGACAGCCCAGGAGCCGGAGCGCCTGGCAGAGGAGAGGAGCCAGATACTGGAGGAGACACAGGACCTGGCCTTCCACAACTACACTACCTTCATCCAGACTGCCAACTGCTCCAAGGAGATTTTCCAGGATGTGAGGCccttgtgctgcagtgtgttatTTCATGGAATTGCATTGTATGGGGCTGCATTCCACTGGATtgggttgcattgcattgcattgcatcgcattgccaACTGCTCCCAAGATCTTCCAGGAAGCGAGTCCCTTGGGCTGCATTGGATTACATTGCGCTggattgcattgaattgtattgcttttttttttttttcattgcattgcattgcattgtattgcattatattgcactggtttgtgttgcgttgcattgctttcctttatattgtattgtatcaacttttttgtcaccacagatttctgtgtgtgaaacttgggctgctcttcatagggagagcgcgtctattacagtgcagcaccattcctttttctttttttttttttttttttttgctcctttttttctgcctaGAAGTGTATTAGTTttttctatcagagtggattttttccacagaatttggccagggacagcctttttgttgctgtgggttctttaactgTGCAAGTGCAAGCCACACACAGGaccccagtttatcgtctcatccaaatggctgGTGTGCAGATTACCTCAAGTGGATGGAGGGAAAATACTTGTGCGGGCGGGGTTTGATCCCATGTGCTCaggttctctccctttctttagcGGCTATGttgccactatgtgtgtgtgtatgtgggtgtgtttgtgaacTGATCTTTTTAACATTGTTTTAATCTGTGTTTAAACATGATTTTGGTTCTCTTCcagtggttttaactcactccggacgatggaacactatagcgttcctgacctAAGGTAGCGTTCCAGACGACGGAATGCTATAGCGGTTTCTACAATTAAAAATTGTttcccacgttttcctcatggggtagcataacaatcacagctacaccgggcattgggaatgtgtcaagggtcgaatggaaagtttcttcatgagactccgtaacaacacactccacagtgagccagtgagttcaggaccccacacgacaagctgatctgcatacgtattgaaaatggcgtcgcaggcgatgcaagtggaaatttttggagcaaactagatcacgacagcggcttttaccgccgctgaagtgattgaaatgcttcaaactgaaagttttGACATCGACGAGggtgatgaagacgttgaataaagtatctgcagtgaagaaaactactggcaagtaggtactgattgtgattcagcttctgagagcagtaaggagggcggagggtgggcgtacacatgatgttagaagaggggtcagtgggtcaagtacagggagtttcattcagtcactttatgttttgtatttttttgtgattttttttcctaaccctaagaaatgggtcgtctgcagggaaaagcaagAGACAGAACTactcgtccggagtgagttaagaccTGATGGTTACTCCACCCTGAAATTGAAATAGCCCCTTTGAGGTTGGCTGGGCAACATGATAtgagttgatttgtgtgtgtgtgtgtgtgtgtttgtgtgtgtcaacgtgcttctgtgtgtgtgcatatgtgtttttgtgtgagattttgaatgtgtgtgtgtgtgtgtgcatataaatgtgtgtgtgtgtgtgcatgtgtgtgtgtctgtgtatatatatgtgtgtgtgtgtgtgtgtgtatgtatgtgtatcttcaaatgtgtgtgtgtgtctatgtatatatgtgtgtatgtatgtatgtgtatctttaaatgtgtgtgtgtgtctatgtatattatatgtgtgtgtgtgtatatgtatgtatgtgtatctttaaatgtgtgtgtgtgtctatgtatatatatgtgtgtgtgtgtgtgcacagtttcAGATCATCGAGCAGCACCTGGATGACCTGCTGGGCAAGCTACCTCCCTTCTCTGAGGAGTGTAACCGAGTTCTGCAGAAAGCCCAGGAAATCAGCTTCAGGTGTGTGAGTGTCGacactctgtctctgactctgtctgtccgtctttctttccgtccctttctctctgtccatctttctttgtctctgtctgtctgtccatctgtctttctgactgtctctgtttttctctgtccaactgtctctctgtccatccatctct is a window of Babylonia areolata isolate BAREFJ2019XMU chromosome 34, ASM4173473v1, whole genome shotgun sequence DNA encoding:
- the LOC143277341 gene encoding uncharacterized protein LOC143277341, with protein sequence LPNHIICYCTLYLITSSVTVPLPSHSLPNHIICYCTLYLITSSVTVPLPNHIICYCTLYLITS